The following coding sequences are from one Candidatus Nitronereus thalassa window:
- a CDS encoding cysteine hydrolase, with amino-acid sequence MALPNPGMEIVPEQTALVITDPQNDFLNPSGAAWSVVGESVTENNTVDHLDALFRTAKETNIQVFISPHYYYPSDHGWKFEGTLEAVMHSISMFDRIDPLNLDDFEDSGADWLDRFKPYIEDGQTIVVSPHKIYGPETNDLVLQLRKRKFSKVILAGMSSNLCVESHMREFLEQGFEVAIVKDATAGAKVPEGNGYESALVNYRMMANTVLTTEEVIRQLRETTVSV; translated from the coding sequence ATGGCACTCCCAAATCCAGGAATGGAGATTGTTCCAGAGCAAACAGCCCTAGTGATCACCGACCCACAGAATGATTTTTTAAACCCCAGTGGAGCAGCCTGGAGCGTGGTCGGCGAAAGCGTGACTGAAAATAACACCGTTGACCATCTTGATGCTCTCTTTCGAACAGCCAAGGAAACCAACATCCAAGTATTCATTTCGCCGCACTACTATTATCCATCAGACCACGGATGGAAGTTTGAAGGAACATTGGAAGCAGTCATGCACAGCATCAGCATGTTCGATCGTATCGATCCGTTAAATTTGGATGATTTTGAAGATTCTGGTGCCGATTGGCTAGACCGATTTAAACCGTACATTGAAGACGGACAGACCATTGTGGTGAGCCCCCACAAAATCTACGGTCCCGAGACAAACGATCTTGTCCTGCAACTCCGAAAACGGAAATTCAGCAAGGTTATTCTCGCTGGAATGTCATCAAATCTCTGTGTGGAATCACACATGCGAGAGTTTCTTGAGCAAGGTTTTGAAGTGGCCATCGTCAAGGACGCCACCGCTGGAGCGAAAGTTCCTGAAGGAAACGGCTATGAGAGTGCTTTGGTTAACTATCGAATGATGGCTAATACGGTACTGACCACGGAAGAAGTCATTCGCCAGTTACGCGAGACGACCGTTTCAGTTTAA